CATCTACGACATGCTCGTCAATCCCGAACTCTTGCGTCTCGCGCGGCCGGCCGCGGAACTGATTCCGCGCGGAAGCCGCGGCGAAACTGACGCTTTGTCGCAGGCCGATTTGAATTTGCTCCTCGTCCGCAAGGCGCAGGAAGGCAAGCGCGTGGTGCGGTTGAAGGGTGGCGACCCGTACGTGTTCGGCCGAGGAGCGGAGGAAGCGGAAGAACTCGTGGCTGCCGGCATTCCTTTCGAGGTGGTGCCCGGCGTCTCGTCCATTGCT
Above is a window of Verrucomicrobiia bacterium DNA encoding:
- a CDS encoding SAM-dependent methyltransferase, which codes for MNLKGIVYLVGAGPGDAGLLTLRGAELLRQADVVIYDMLVNPELLRLARPAAELIPRGSRGETDALSQADLNLLLVRKAQEGKRVVRLKGGDPYVFGRGAEEAEELVAAGIPFEVVPGVSSIA